One window of Dermacentor andersoni chromosome 7, qqDerAnde1_hic_scaffold, whole genome shotgun sequence genomic DNA carries:
- the LOC126534066 gene encoding uncharacterized protein isoform X5, with protein sequence MHFLALLIFPTLITVLQCQSVGRSPYESEDYDIKKFVHTPEPIWTYNTTSYVMLPCRVDVMYNLTDPFILFHRSYFSGITKITGQMMGAFSPEHENRMFVGPQDFDPWYDLRIKNSSTEFGPDIDCVVRFNDIGQQGQLLYMPDCQGIIRINS encoded by the exons ATGCACTTTCTTGCACTACTGATCTTTCCAACTCTCATTACAGTCCTGCAGTGCCAGAGCGTTGGTCGGTCACCATATGAAAGCGAAGACTATGATATTAAGAAG TTTGTGCACACGCCGGAGCCCATCTGGACATACAACACGACCTCGTACGTCATGCTTCCCTGTAGGGTTGACGTAATGTACAATTTGACGGACCCGTTCATCCTGTTCCACAGGTCATATTTCTCGGGCATCACCAA AATAACAGGGCAAATGATGGGAGCATTTAGCCCGGAGCACGAGAATAGAATGTTCGTCGGCCCTCAAG ATTTCGACCCATGGTATGACCTCCGGATTAAAAACTCTTCCACTGAATTCGGTCCTGATATTGATTGTGTGGTACGTTTCAATGATATTGGGCAGCAAGGACAGCTTCTTTACATGCCAGACTGCCAAGGGATAATTCGAATCAACAGTTAA
- the LOC126534066 gene encoding uncharacterized protein isoform X6: protein MHFLALLIFPTLITVLQCQSVGRSPYESEDYDIKKFVHTPEPIWTYNTTSYVMLPCRVDVMYNLTDPFILFHRSYFSGITKYRILRCGTAHVHERKRKLWNRYGQTLVWRFRPMV, encoded by the exons ATGCACTTTCTTGCACTACTGATCTTTCCAACTCTCATTACAGTCCTGCAGTGCCAGAGCGTTGGTCGGTCACCATATGAAAGCGAAGACTATGATATTAAGAAG TTTGTGCACACGCCGGAGCCCATCTGGACATACAACACGACCTCGTACGTCATGCTTCCCTGTAGGGTTGACGTAATGTACAATTTGACGGACCCGTTCATCCTGTTCCACAGGTCATATTTCTCGGGCATCACCAA ATATCGTATTCTCCGCTGTGGAACAGCTCATGTACACGAGCGTAAACGGAAGCTGTGGAATCGTTATGGTCAGACCCTTGTATGGCG ATTTCGACCCATGGTATGA
- the LOC126534066 gene encoding uncharacterized protein isoform X3, which yields MFASLPDREFVHTPEPIWTYNTTSYVMLPCRVDVMYNLTDPFILFHRSYFSGITKYRILRCGTAHVHERKRKLWNRYGQTLVWRFSDETDLREPKSMLDKQSCEHCGRGYNIVTIRRIISTHGMTSGLKTLPLNSVLILIVWYVSMILGSKDSFFTCQTAKG from the exons atgtttgcaagcttACCAGATAGAGAG TTTGTGCACACGCCGGAGCCCATCTGGACATACAACACGACCTCGTACGTCATGCTTCCCTGTAGGGTTGACGTAATGTACAATTTGACGGACCCGTTCATCCTGTTCCACAGGTCATATTTCTCGGGCATCACCAA ATATCGTATTCTCCGCTGTGGAACAGCTCATGTACACGAGCGTAAACGGAAGCTGTGGAATCGTTATGGTCAGACCCTTGTATGGCG ATTTTCTGACGAAACTGATCTTCGGGAACCAAAAAGCATGCTTGATAAACAAAGTTGTGAACATTGCGGAAGAGGATACAACATTGTAACCATCCGTCGTATA ATTTCGACCCATGGTATGACCTCCGGATTAAAAACTCTTCCACTGAATTCGGTCCTGATATTGATTGTGTGGTACGTTTCAATGATATTGGGCAGCAAGGACAGCTTCTTTACATGCCAGACTGCCAAGGGATAA
- the LOC126534066 gene encoding uncharacterized protein isoform X2 — MHFLALLIFPTLITVLQCQSVGRSPYESEDYDIKKFVHTPEPIWTYNTTSYVMLPCRVDVMYNLTDPFILFHRSYFSGITKITGQMMGAFSPEHENRMFVGPQDIVFSAVEQLMYTSVNGSCGIVMVRPLYGDFDPWYDLRIKNSSTEFGPDIDCVVRFNDIGQQGQLLYMPDCQGIIRINS; from the exons ATGCACTTTCTTGCACTACTGATCTTTCCAACTCTCATTACAGTCCTGCAGTGCCAGAGCGTTGGTCGGTCACCATATGAAAGCGAAGACTATGATATTAAGAAG TTTGTGCACACGCCGGAGCCCATCTGGACATACAACACGACCTCGTACGTCATGCTTCCCTGTAGGGTTGACGTAATGTACAATTTGACGGACCCGTTCATCCTGTTCCACAGGTCATATTTCTCGGGCATCACCAA AATAACAGGGCAAATGATGGGAGCATTTAGCCCGGAGCACGAGAATAGAATGTTCGTCGGCCCTCAAG ATATCGTATTCTCCGCTGTGGAACAGCTCATGTACACGAGCGTAAACGGAAGCTGTGGAATCGTTATGGTCAGACCCTTGTATGGCG ATTTCGACCCATGGTATGACCTCCGGATTAAAAACTCTTCCACTGAATTCGGTCCTGATATTGATTGTGTGGTACGTTTCAATGATATTGGGCAGCAAGGACAGCTTCTTTACATGCCAGACTGCCAAGGGATAATTCGAATCAACAGTTAA
- the LOC126534066 gene encoding uncharacterized protein isoform X1 has product MHFLALLIFPTLITVLQCQSVGRSPYESEDYDIKKFVHTPEPIWTYNTTSYVMLPCRVDVMYNLTDPFILFHRSYFSGITKYRILRCGTAHVHERKRKLWNRYGQTLVWRFSDETDLREPKSMLDKQSCEHCGRGYNIVTIRRIISTHGMTSGLKTLPLNSVLILIVWYVSMILGSKDSFFTCQTAKG; this is encoded by the exons ATGCACTTTCTTGCACTACTGATCTTTCCAACTCTCATTACAGTCCTGCAGTGCCAGAGCGTTGGTCGGTCACCATATGAAAGCGAAGACTATGATATTAAGAAG TTTGTGCACACGCCGGAGCCCATCTGGACATACAACACGACCTCGTACGTCATGCTTCCCTGTAGGGTTGACGTAATGTACAATTTGACGGACCCGTTCATCCTGTTCCACAGGTCATATTTCTCGGGCATCACCAA ATATCGTATTCTCCGCTGTGGAACAGCTCATGTACACGAGCGTAAACGGAAGCTGTGGAATCGTTATGGTCAGACCCTTGTATGGCG ATTTTCTGACGAAACTGATCTTCGGGAACCAAAAAGCATGCTTGATAAACAAAGTTGTGAACATTGCGGAAGAGGATACAACATTGTAACCATCCGTCGTATA ATTTCGACCCATGGTATGACCTCCGGATTAAAAACTCTTCCACTGAATTCGGTCCTGATATTGATTGTGTGGTACGTTTCAATGATATTGGGCAGCAAGGACAGCTTCTTTACATGCCAGACTGCCAAGGGATAA
- the LOC126534066 gene encoding uncharacterized protein isoform X4, whose translation MHFLALLIFPTLITVLQCQSVGRSPYESEDYDIKKFVHTPEPIWTYNTTSYVMLPCRVDVMYNLTDPFILFHRSYFSGITKITGQMMGAFSPEHENRMFVGPQDIVFSAVEQLMYTSVNGSCGIVMVRPLYGDFLTKLIFGNQKACLINKVVNIAEEDTTL comes from the exons ATGCACTTTCTTGCACTACTGATCTTTCCAACTCTCATTACAGTCCTGCAGTGCCAGAGCGTTGGTCGGTCACCATATGAAAGCGAAGACTATGATATTAAGAAG TTTGTGCACACGCCGGAGCCCATCTGGACATACAACACGACCTCGTACGTCATGCTTCCCTGTAGGGTTGACGTAATGTACAATTTGACGGACCCGTTCATCCTGTTCCACAGGTCATATTTCTCGGGCATCACCAA AATAACAGGGCAAATGATGGGAGCATTTAGCCCGGAGCACGAGAATAGAATGTTCGTCGGCCCTCAAG ATATCGTATTCTCCGCTGTGGAACAGCTCATGTACACGAGCGTAAACGGAAGCTGTGGAATCGTTATGGTCAGACCCTTGTATGGCG ATTTTCTGACGAAACTGATCTTCGGGAACCAAAAAGCATGCTTGATAAACAAAGTTGTGAACATTGCGGAAGAGGATACAACATTGTAA